The Verrucomicrobiia bacterium genome window below encodes:
- the lysA gene encoding diaminopimelate decarboxylase: protein MNAEVLQQLAEKVGTPFWVCDAALLNQRIAAIKRLTEGKGLQARYAMKACPATRILKEMLEAGIWIDAVSGNEVLRARRAGFPGSSILYTSDVFRDGAIAILREHGVMPNLGSPGMLRELQETGYAGPISLRVNPGFGHGHVNACDTGGPSSKHGIWFSDIHDVAMRAERFGMTVTMLHAHIGSGPKFPELLDNMRRLAKEFAGFIPKFPKLTAVSLGGGIPHNYRDAADQPSLEPLRAVLEEARASFCSAAERDIRLEIEPGRYLVAPAVTLVARVTDVKRTETNERGKGETFVMVDAGFTDLVRPAMYGSFHRITIAGRHERDGMADVVVAGPLCESGDVFTRDGQELLVPRRLPTPHVGDLLLLHDAGAYGYAMSSNYNSLGRAPQLMLEEDGSVTMFSRRETVDDLLATESNEKIS from the coding sequence ATGAATGCCGAGGTGCTCCAGCAGTTGGCGGAGAAGGTCGGCACGCCGTTCTGGGTTTGCGACGCAGCTCTCTTGAACCAGCGGATCGCCGCCATCAAACGTCTCACTGAGGGGAAGGGATTGCAGGCGCGGTACGCCATGAAGGCCTGTCCCGCGACGCGAATCTTGAAGGAGATGCTGGAAGCCGGCATCTGGATTGACGCAGTATCGGGCAACGAGGTGTTGCGAGCGCGACGCGCGGGTTTCCCGGGTTCGTCGATCTTGTACACCAGCGACGTGTTTCGCGACGGCGCCATTGCGATATTGCGCGAGCACGGCGTAATGCCGAACCTTGGTTCGCCGGGCATGTTGCGTGAACTGCAGGAAACGGGATATGCCGGGCCGATTTCATTGCGGGTCAATCCGGGTTTCGGGCACGGTCACGTCAACGCCTGTGACACGGGCGGACCGAGTTCCAAGCACGGAATCTGGTTCAGCGACATTCACGATGTGGCCATGCGAGCGGAAAGATTCGGCATGACGGTGACCATGTTGCACGCGCACATCGGCAGCGGGCCGAAGTTCCCGGAATTGCTGGATAATATGCGGCGACTGGCGAAGGAGTTTGCCGGGTTCATACCGAAGTTCCCGAAGCTGACAGCGGTCAGCCTCGGTGGCGGGATTCCGCATAATTACCGTGATGCGGCTGATCAGCCGTCCTTGGAACCGCTCCGCGCGGTGCTGGAGGAGGCGCGCGCCAGTTTTTGCAGCGCCGCGGAACGCGATATACGGTTGGAAATCGAGCCCGGTCGTTATCTCGTGGCGCCCGCAGTGACGTTGGTCGCGCGCGTGACGGACGTGAAGCGGACGGAGACGAACGAGCGGGGCAAAGGGGAAACGTTTGTGATGGTGGACGCGGGCTTCACGGACTTAGTGCGACCAGCAATGTACGGGTCGTTCCATCGCATCACGATTGCCGGTCGGCACGAGCGCGATGGAATGGCGGATGTGGTGGTGGCCGGGCCGCTGTGCGAGTCGGGCGACGTTTTCACGCGCGACGGACAAGAACTGTTGGTCCCGCGTCGTTTGCCGACGCCGCACGTCGGCGATCTGCTCCTCCTGCACGACGCAGGCGCGTACGGGTACGCGATGAGTTCGAATTACAATTCACTGGGCCGCGCGCCACAGTTGATGCTGGAAGAGGACGGGTCGGTCACGATGTTTTCGCGGCGGGAGACGGTGGACGACCTGTTGGCCACGGAGTCGAACGAGAAGATTTCCTGA
- the scpB gene encoding SMC-Scp complex subunit ScpB, whose amino-acid sequence MTLELKKIVEALMFSAERPLAPKEIRVIFAEATDEEHAGVTEPFRNCREAQIVAALDELKAEYDLQQRSFQLVEIAGGWRLVSRSEYAPWLKKLLDEARPHRLSPPSLETLSIIALRQPICRADIAAIRGVEVDGVIKTLLERDLITIVGKSEAPGRPMLYGTTQKFLEHFGLRDLDDMPKAAELRLQAAALKTAEQKVEATQAQEPAAETAATTESNEGQTPASTQ is encoded by the coding sequence ATGACACTGGAATTAAAAAAGATCGTGGAAGCGTTAATGTTCTCGGCGGAGCGACCGCTCGCGCCGAAGGAAATTCGCGTGATTTTCGCCGAGGCGACAGATGAGGAACACGCGGGCGTGACGGAGCCGTTCCGCAACTGCCGCGAGGCGCAGATCGTGGCGGCGCTCGACGAACTCAAGGCGGAATACGACCTACAGCAGCGCAGTTTCCAGTTGGTGGAAATCGCCGGTGGCTGGCGACTCGTGAGCCGATCGGAATACGCGCCGTGGTTGAAGAAACTCCTCGATGAAGCCCGTCCACACCGTCTGTCCCCGCCTTCGCTTGAAACACTTTCCATCATCGCGTTGCGCCAGCCGATTTGCCGGGCGGACATTGCGGCGATCCGCGGTGTGGAAGTTGACGGCGTCATCAAGACGCTGCTGGAACGCGATCTCATCACCATCGTCGGCAAGAGTGAAGCGCCCGGGCGCCCGATGCTCTACGGCACGACCCAGAAGTTCCTCGAACACTTCGGGCTGCGCGACCTGGATGACATGCCCAAGGCCGCCGAGTTGCGCCTGCAAGCCGCCGCGTTGAAGACGGCCGAGCAGAAGGTGGAAGCAACCCAGGCGCAGGAACCCGCCGCCGAGACGGCGGCCACTACAGAATCCAATGAAGGACAAACTCCAGCCTCTACGCAGTAA
- a CDS encoding PEP-CTERM sorting domain-containing protein, which translates to MANRLLASSFKLAGILVLTVFITSARAQSVTQWDESINGDLSGNQAAPNNFTLVAGTNAIIGSLRNTSTLDSQDWIMLAVPNGLQLSAVVLKAYSSTDQQGFTGVQAGTNFVGSTLSAASYLGYAHFGTGAQNGALPPTNLVGVDILPLMGNTNLAAGSQGFIPPLASGNYTFLIQQTGSSPTSYEFDYVATVVPEPSTLLLLGFGSTALFAGRRRKRSGK; encoded by the coding sequence GTCTTTATAACAAGCGCGCGCGCCCAAAGCGTGACGCAGTGGGATGAATCTATCAACGGTGACTTGTCCGGCAACCAGGCGGCGCCCAACAACTTCACATTGGTAGCCGGCACGAATGCCATCATCGGCAGCCTGCGCAACACATCCACGCTGGACAGCCAGGATTGGATTATGTTGGCCGTGCCGAACGGGTTGCAGCTGAGCGCGGTGGTCTTGAAGGCTTACAGTTCGACCGACCAGCAGGGTTTCACGGGAGTTCAGGCCGGCACGAATTTCGTGGGCAGCACACTCTCTGCTGCTTCCTATCTCGGGTACGCGCACTTCGGCACCGGGGCGCAGAATGGAGCTCTTCCCCCTACGAACCTTGTCGGAGTCGATATCCTGCCGCTCATGGGCAACACCAACCTCGCGGCAGGCTCGCAAGGATTTATCCCCCCATTGGCCAGTGGTAATTACACGTTCCTGATCCAGCAGACAGGCAGCTCCCCGACGAGCTATGAATTCGATTACGTGGCCACGGTCGTTCCCGAACCGTCCACGCTGCTGCTGCTGGGGTTTGGCTCAACGGCGCTTTTCGCAGGTCGTCGTCGCAAACGTTCCGGGAAGTAG
- the trpS gene encoding tryptophan--tRNA ligase translates to MRILSGIKPSGKLHIGNYFGMMRPALELAQKGEAFYFIADYHALTTVGKAAELRENSLDIALDFLACGLDPSKTVFYRQSDVPQVTELTSVLLNLTPVPMLENAHAYKDAIAHGHKPNGGLFTYPVLMASDILIVQGERVPVGKDQKQHLEIARDIAGAFNRQYGEVFVIPEADIQPDVATLPGIDGRKMSKSYNNTIEIFGDERATRKKIMSVVTDSQPVEAPKTDLDKNVPLQLYKLVAAPGKASELQAKLAAGGFGYGDAKKELLATLTDYFAPFRKKREELVKNMDYVHETLRKGAERANVVANETMERVRQAVGLR, encoded by the coding sequence CGAACTGGCGCAGAAGGGCGAGGCATTCTATTTCATCGCCGATTATCACGCGTTGACGACGGTCGGCAAGGCTGCGGAATTGCGTGAGAACTCGCTGGATATCGCACTCGATTTTTTGGCGTGCGGGTTGGATCCATCCAAAACGGTATTCTATCGCCAAAGTGATGTGCCCCAGGTGACGGAGTTGACGTCCGTCCTGCTCAATCTCACGCCGGTGCCCATGCTGGAGAATGCGCACGCATACAAGGATGCGATCGCGCACGGACACAAGCCGAATGGGGGCCTCTTCACGTACCCCGTGCTCATGGCCTCGGACATTCTGATTGTGCAAGGCGAACGCGTGCCCGTCGGCAAAGACCAGAAGCAGCATCTCGAAATCGCACGCGACATCGCGGGCGCATTCAATCGCCAGTACGGCGAAGTCTTTGTCATACCCGAGGCAGACATTCAGCCTGACGTGGCGACGTTGCCCGGGATTGACGGTCGCAAAATGTCCAAGAGCTACAATAACACCATTGAGATTTTTGGTGACGAGAGGGCGACGCGGAAAAAAATAATGAGCGTTGTCACCGACTCTCAGCCGGTCGAGGCGCCCAAGACAGATCTCGACAAGAATGTTCCCTTGCAGCTTTACAAGCTTGTCGCCGCCCCGGGCAAAGCGAGTGAGTTGCAGGCAAAGCTGGCCGCCGGCGGATTTGGCTATGGCGACGCGAAGAAAGAACTATTGGCGACGTTGACGGATTATTTTGCCCCGTTTCGCAAGAAGCGCGAAGAACTCGTGAAGAACATGGATTATGTCCATGAGACGCTGCGCAAGGGCGCGGAGCGCGCCAACGTGGTGGCAAACGAAACCATGGAGCGGGTGCGCCAAGCCGTGGGGCTTCGATGA
- a CDS encoding segregation/condensation protein A codes for MEADYKVKLEVFEGPLDLLLYLIKKEEVDIYDIPIERITNQYMEYLTLMQMLNLEVAGEFLVMAATLMYIKSRMLLPVDQQVTDAEAEEGEDPRWELIRQLVEYKKFKDAAVQLSKREDEQANIFPRQATDAGIEANKDVPLAEVSIFDLINAFNEVLKKASAREDFHEILEERFTVSDKIEEILYTLRDRSEMIFSELFANAGSRAEVVVTFLALLELIRMKRLKVQQTEAFGEIRVIKVA; via the coding sequence ATGGAAGCGGATTACAAAGTAAAGTTGGAGGTCTTCGAGGGGCCGCTGGATTTGTTGCTGTACCTCATCAAGAAAGAGGAAGTCGACATCTACGATATTCCCATCGAGCGCATCACCAACCAGTACATGGAATACCTGACGTTGATGCAGATGCTCAACCTGGAAGTGGCGGGCGAGTTCCTGGTGATGGCGGCCACGCTGATGTACATCAAGAGCCGCATGTTGTTGCCCGTCGACCAGCAGGTGACGGACGCGGAGGCCGAGGAAGGCGAAGACCCGCGCTGGGAATTGATCCGCCAGTTGGTCGAGTACAAAAAGTTCAAGGACGCGGCGGTGCAGCTCAGCAAGCGCGAAGACGAGCAGGCCAACATTTTCCCGCGCCAGGCTACGGATGCAGGAATCGAGGCGAACAAAGATGTGCCGCTGGCGGAGGTCAGTATTTTCGACCTGATCAACGCGTTTAACGAAGTGTTGAAGAAAGCCAGCGCGCGCGAGGACTTTCATGAGATCCTTGAGGAACGATTCACGGTTAGCGACAAAATCGAGGAGATCCTTTATACTCTGCGTGACCGGTCGGAGATGATTTTCAGCGAACTGTTCGCCAATGCCGGTTCGCGGGCGGAGGTGGTGGTGACATTTTTGGCGTTGTTGGAATTGATTCGCATGAAACGACTGAAGGTGCAGCAAACAGAAGCGTTCGGAGAGATACGGGTAATCAAGGTGGCATGA
- the pheA gene encoding prephenate dehydratase → MKDKLQPLRSKIDELDSKLVRLLNERTKLVLEIGKIKHTSGGEIYAPDREDAVLRRIVEKGQGPLPADSLRAIYREVMSASLALEKALVIAYLGPEASYSHLAVIKKFGSSLKYEPLPSITDVFVEVSKGRADYGVVPIENSTEGAVTHTYDMFLDSELKICAQIVLPIRHNLMAAIARDQIKKIYSIPQVLAQCRQWLQLNMSHVELIETSSSTRAAQIAKTEPNAGALASSLAAEMYGLTILEANVQDSSENVTRFLVIGRKYPGRTGSDKTSIMFSVQDHVGALHDSISSFKKFKINMTKIESRPSKKKAWEYYFFVDILGHCEDALVKKALAELAKHTMFVKILGSYPNVNG, encoded by the coding sequence ATGAAGGACAAACTCCAGCCTCTACGCAGTAAGATTGACGAGCTCGACTCGAAGCTGGTCCGCTTGTTGAACGAGCGGACGAAGCTCGTGCTCGAAATCGGCAAGATCAAGCACACGTCGGGCGGGGAAATCTATGCGCCCGACCGCGAGGACGCGGTGCTGCGCCGGATTGTGGAAAAAGGGCAAGGGCCACTGCCTGCCGATTCGTTGCGCGCCATCTACCGCGAAGTCATGTCGGCGTCGCTCGCACTGGAGAAGGCGCTGGTGATCGCTTATCTCGGCCCGGAAGCTTCGTATTCGCACCTGGCGGTGATCAAGAAATTCGGGTCTAGCTTAAAGTATGAGCCTTTGCCGAGCATTACCGATGTATTCGTGGAAGTGTCGAAGGGCCGCGCGGACTACGGTGTTGTGCCGATTGAAAACTCGACGGAAGGCGCGGTCACTCATACGTACGACATGTTCCTCGACAGCGAGCTGAAGATTTGCGCGCAGATTGTGTTGCCAATTCGCCACAACCTGATGGCCGCCATCGCGCGCGACCAGATCAAGAAGATTTACTCGATTCCACAGGTGCTGGCGCAGTGTCGCCAGTGGCTGCAGCTCAACATGTCGCATGTGGAGTTGATCGAAACGTCAAGCAGCACCCGCGCGGCGCAGATTGCGAAGACAGAACCGAACGCCGGCGCGCTGGCGAGTTCGCTGGCGGCGGAGATGTATGGGCTGACGATTCTTGAGGCCAACGTCCAGGATTCGAGCGAGAACGTGACGCGCTTCCTCGTGATTGGGCGCAAATATCCCGGTCGAACAGGCAGCGACAAAACATCCATCATGTTCTCGGTACAGGACCACGTCGGAGCGCTGCACGATTCGATCTCGTCCTTCAAGAAGTTCAAGATCAACATGACCAAGATTGAGTCGCGCCCCAGCAAAAAGAAGGCGTGGGAGTATTACTTTTTCGTGGACATCCTCGGCCATTGCGAAGACGCGCTGGTGAAGAAAGCGCTGGCCGAGTTGGCCAAGCACACCATGTTCGTTAAAATCCTCGGCAGCTATCCGAATGTGAACGGTTAG